CCGGTGTTGCGAGCATCGTCGTTGCCTTTCTGTATGCGTTCCGTCGATGTCTTATTATAGCTCAGTGTCTATCTAATGTCAACATGAAATTGATGCTTTATGGAAGAAAATGAGATTAAGCAACATGTTCTTGTTGATGGTCTGCTAGCGAATGAGGCTGCCGCCCTTGCGGTCAAGGTGCATCACCAGGTAGCGCAGGGGGTCGAGGGCGTGGTCATAGAGCTTGACGGGGGCTTCCTTCATGGGCTTGCCCTCGTCGTTCTTGGGCCAGACGTAGGTATCAAACTCTTGTTCGAGGCTGTAGGGGCGGTACTTTGCGGCCAATGCCTCATCGCGCTCGACGAGGGCGCCGCGCAGCACGAAGAGGCGCGGCCGGCCGTCGCCGGCCTTGCGCAGGCGCTTCTGCACGGCCTGAATGCCGGGGCTAATGTCCTTCTTGGCGGGGATGGTGATGATGCGGTGCATGGCCAGGGTGGCGCGGTCTTCCGCATCATGGTCGGCGATCGAGCTCTCGATCTTCTCGCGCAGTGGGTTCGGCACGGGCTGGCGGGTGCGGCGATCGATCATCCAATAGTCGGCCTCGTCGAGGCCATACATCGCGTTGAACTGCTCGAGCTGCTTGCGCGCCAGCGCCTCGGCCGCGAGATCGATAAAGTCGTCCTTGGTCTTGTACCAGCGCTCAACGCGCTTGATCGTCTCGGCGTGCTGGTCAACCGTGCGCTCGGTCATATAGAGCTGCCGATAGATGTACAGCCGGCCGTCGCGGTCGGTTGCCCCCCACAGGCAGGTAAATGGGTTGTTGTAGCCGAAGTCGATCGCGCGGTAGTTCCGCCACATCTGCCAGCCTTCCGGCATGCGGTCGATCAGGTGTAGCGCGCGATCGAACGCATAGACCGCGCCCTCGGCGACGACCCACCGCCCGTAACGCAGGCGCTCTTTCAGCACGCCCTCGAGCGAGTCCAGAATCGCAAGCGTGCGCTCGCCCTGGGGGGTGATGGTGCCGTCGTCGTTGAACAGCGAGGGGTTATCCTCGTGTCGGCTCTCCAGGAGCTTGAGCGAGCGCCGGTTCACGATCCAGTGCGATGGCGGGCCTGGGTTGCAGTCGCCGAAGACCATTGTCCAATCGGCGATGGCGCCGCGGCCAGTGGCGCGCGTGGTGAGAGTCTGCCAGTCGTCGCGGGTCAGATCCTCGGCCTGGTTGACATAGATGAAGTCGCGCTCGGAAGAGAGTGCCTTGCCAGGGTTGTCGAGGCCGGCGATCCAGACTCGCGAGCCGTTCGAGTAGTCGTACCACTCGGGCTTCTCGCCGCCATGCACGCGCACCCCGCCGCGAATGGCGATCACCCGGCGCCAGGTGTTGAGCACGCTGCCGTCCATGGTCGCGCGCAGCTTCCGGCAGATCGTGGCCTGCGCGCCGGGGTAGTGCCGCATCAGGCGATCGAGCAGGAACAGGGCGGCGAAGGTCTTTCCCGTTTCGCTCGGGCCAGCGAGCATCAGTTCGTGCTGCCGGGCGCTGGGTGTGTCGAACGTGGCGTGCAGCTGGGCGGCTGCGCCTCTGAACGTCGGCCATGCCGACATCGAACGCCGTTCAAGCTCGGCATCAATCGAGGCCAGGGCTTGACGGCGTTCAAGTTCGCGTTCGATGTCGGCTTCGGTGATCGGCATGCGATTATGGGAAGCGTTGGTCGGCTTGATTCAGGAGTGCAAGCGCGCTGGCGAGTCGGGCGCGCATGAGTGCAAGCGCCTCGGTCTTGGCATCCTCCAGGTCGATGGCGGCCAGGATGATGGTCTCAATTGCCGGTGGTGCCTGCACAACCCACGCGCCAGGGTACCGGTGGTGCCGGGTCACCTGGACGGTGAGCCATGGAACGATATCGATGGCGATGGTGCGCGGGTGGCCGGCTTCGTCGCTCGCGCGAAGCGTCCATTCGACCTGATTAGTAGGCATGGCCCACCCCGCTTGGCTGCAACGTGGATGGACTCGGCGCGGTGTTCCAGGGGCTCGGCACGTAGCCGGGGTAGAACTCGCGCCACGGGCTGGCGGCCGGGTGGCCGGCCAGATTGCCCTTGAAGAACACCGGGATCATTTGGGCATCGCACTCGGCCAGCAGATTGGCCAGGTGCTGCGCGTCGGGCATGAAGCGCTGCGCGCCGTTCGTGGCCGCGCCGATGACAATCCACTCCATCGCGCTCGGGTACTCGGCCAGGATCGGCGCGATGTCCCAGGAGAGCGGTTCGGCCGAGAGCCACGTCAGCGCGCCGCGTGCGCGCACCTGCTGCAAGGTGTACAGCGCCTTGCGCAGCATCTTCGCCTTGCCCTGTGGGCTCAGCGCGTGGCCCCACATATGGTCAGGCGGCGCGCTGACGCCAACGTGCAGGTTCTTGGGGAACCTGGCCATCTGCAGCAGGCGCGGTGCGTTCTTGGTGAGCGAGAGGAACGTGTGCCAGTGCGCCGTATCCATCGCGTCGCACATCAGATTGATGTCGGCAGCCGGAACCCAGTGGCCAAACATATCCGACATGCTGTCCACGAAGATGCGCGCGGGGTGCTTGGCGCGGAACGGCTCGTCGATCCGATCGGGGTGGGTGTAGTGGTGCTCGAAGCCGTGTGGGTAGAACGGCTGGGCCACGCCCATGGCCACATCCTTGGCGTAGCAGATGGCGCGCTCGCCGTTCGGCATGTCCCATGCGCAGCGATGCTCGCAGCCGCCCATGTAGTTCCAGGTGAGGTCGCACCACTCGATGCCGCGGCCAACGACCTTCCCGTCCCTGATTTTGAGCTGTTTGTTCATTGGGCTGCCTTTCCGATCCCTGGTGAGCATCGCCAGCTCGACGAAGCTGGCGATGTTCGTAGTTGCCTAATCTCGCAGGAAAGCGTCGCGGTCAACCTCGATAGGCTCGGCCTGCTTCTGCGGGAGCAGCGCAAGAATGGGAGTGAGGTCGCCGTCCGAGCAGTCGAGTACGGCCGCATTACTGTTCTCGGCTGCCTCGGCGGCGATTCGGCGCGCGTGGCCGATGCGCAGGTTGTGACTCGTCGCGTAGTGCGCGCTGAGGAAGCGAATGTGCTCGGGGAGCGCTGCATCGTTCGGGGCGATCACGACCATGAGCGGGGTGCCAGGAGTCTTGACATTCTTCACCACCTGGAAGCGCGGCGAAACCGTGTCGTACCTCGCCGGTCGTTCGTTCGCCTCGAGTGCGCAGTCGATCTCTTCATGGACGCTCGCGCGAGCGAGTGCCCACAGCTCGGACTCTACTGCCGCGCGATCGTCGTCGGGGCCGAGCTCGGCGGTCAGCGACACCTGCGGTTTGACATTCGAATATTCGGGGAGCGACTGTGTCTGGCCATAGCTGACGGTGACTTGGGTGATTCGCATGGGGATCTCCTTTCATCGACAAGGGGTAGCAAAATCAACGATCAAGAACGATGCGGTCGCGC
The sequence above is drawn from the Candidatus Kouleothrix ribensis genome and encodes:
- a CDS encoding DUF5131 family protein; amino-acid sequence: MNKQLKIRDGKVVGRGIEWCDLTWNYMGGCEHRCAWDMPNGERAICYAKDVAMGVAQPFYPHGFEHHYTHPDRIDEPFRAKHPARIFVDSMSDMFGHWVPAADINLMCDAMDTAHWHTFLSLTKNAPRLLQMARFPKNLHVGVSAPPDHMWGHALSPQGKAKMLRKALYTLQQVRARGALTWLSAEPLSWDIAPILAEYPSAMEWIVIGAATNGAQRFMPDAQHLANLLAECDAQMIPVFFKGNLAGHPAASPWREFYPGYVPSPWNTAPSPSTLQPSGVGHAY
- a CDS encoding terminase, with amino-acid sequence MPITEADIERELERRQALASIDAELERRSMSAWPTFRGAAAQLHATFDTPSARQHELMLAGPSETGKTFAALFLLDRLMRHYPGAQATICRKLRATMDGSVLNTWRRVIAIRGGVRVHGGEKPEWYDYSNGSRVWIAGLDNPGKALSSERDFIYVNQAEDLTRDDWQTLTTRATGRGAIADWTMVFGDCNPGPPSHWIVNRRSLKLLESRHEDNPSLFNDDGTITPQGERTLAILDSLEGVLKERLRYGRWVVAEGAVYAFDRALHLIDRMPEGWQMWRNYRAIDFGYNNPFTCLWGATDRDGRLYIYRQLYMTERTVDQHAETIKRVERWYKTKDDFIDLAAEALARKQLEQFNAMYGLDEADYWMIDRRTRQPVPNPLREKIESSIADHDAEDRATLAMHRIITIPAKKDISPGIQAVQKRLRKAGDGRPRLFVLRGALVERDEALAAKYRPYSLEQEFDTYVWPKNDEGKPMKEAPVKLYDHALDPLRYLVMHLDRKGGSLIR